The genomic segment CAATCCTATTATACGCTACAGAGTTATGATTCCTGTGATTGTAGACTGGAAACAGAATCCGGAAAAGTCTAAAAAGTATATCATATTATATGAAAGACTTGTTATGGTTGTTCCGCTTATAATAGCCTTTACCATTCCTTTTTTTATTTCTATAGAAATGGGGTTAATGGGAAAACCCGGTATCTTCTTATCGGCGATCTTTAGTACTATCGGAAATATCTTTTTAATCGGAAGTTTATTTGCTTCAACGACAATTAGAAGTTTTGAAAAATGGGCGTCGTTCGTTCCGATCGAAGAAGGTACACTCTCTCTTTCTATGTTAAAGCGAGTGGCGTTTATGTCCGTTACCTGTATTTTCGCAGTGGTTCTTTTAGTGCTTGCACCGATTGTACGGTACCAACAACATGATATCCATACCAAGCTGATTACAGCAGTCTTACCGCTTTTTATATACGGTTTAGTTTTTTCAGTATTTAATTTATTGATCATCATACGTTCATTTGAAAGAAGAATAGCGTTGATACAGCAAATTGTCAGGAAATTGGCAAACGGAGATTATCGGCAAGAAATGCTTAGTGCATGGACGCGGGATGATATAGCTCTTTTATTGTTGGACTTTAATAAATTACTCACATTTAATAAAAACTTCTTAAAAGAGTTGAATGAAAGCGTTACCATCTCAACTCATACGGCAGAGGCACTGTCTTCTAACATGAAGATAACCTCTGCATCTGCTGAGAAGATTGGCGAGAGTGTATCTTTTGTGCGAAATCATATCCAAGAACAGTCTAGCGGCGTTTTAGAGATGCAGGAAAGTCTTCGTCAAGCAATAGAAAATATTGAAGATCTTGATAACAGTATTGAAACACAATCAACTTCTATCAGTCAGGCAGTTCTTGTTATTGAACGGATGGTTGCCGATATTCAGTCGGTTACCCGTACGATAGAAA from the Treponema medium genome contains:
- a CDS encoding methyl-accepting chemotaxis protein → MAETTAIQEYQNPPKRILIFDLCTNLGWIAANFVTSPFVGSTGSLSEVVRTKAFIIGILLAAINPIIRYRVMIPVIVDWKQNPEKSKKYIILYERLVMVVPLIIAFTIPFFISIEMGLMGKPGIFLSAIFSTIGNIFLIGSLFASTTIRSFEKWASFVPIEEGTLSLSMLKRVAFMSVTCIFAVVLLVLAPIVRYQQHDIHTKLITAVLPLFIYGLVFSVFNLLIIIRSFERRIALIQQIVRKLANGDYRQEMLSAWTRDDIALLLLDFNKLLTFNKNFLKELNESVTISTHTAEALSSNMKITSASAEKIGESVSFVRNHIQEQSSGVLEMQESLRQAIENIEDLDNSIETQSTSISQAVLVIERMVADIQSVTRTIENTFDSIKHLNTAADAGNTAVSNAHTIVKNISEQSEGLLEASNVIQHIASQTNLLAMNAAIEAAHAGDVGKGFAVVADEIRKLAEESSTQGKTITAVLKTLKEKIEALNSVAEETAVQFAEIMRQLSTVNSGSNTIMESVTKQNDGNTQVLEAVKEVNAITAQVKQSSVEIRSGNTEVGKEMARLVEISQNIDNTMNTVNEGTKQIKTIIGEVIDSSAKNRNAVLNIMKYLEQLSL